The window ACAGCTACCAAGATGTCATTGATAGGGACAGGATCATAGCTCTTAGGAAGGAAATGAAGCAGGCTGGTTTTGATGACAGTATTGATGTGCTGGTGTCAGTCATGCGGGCCTTCTCCAAAGAAGGGAGGGTTCAAGAAACTGAGGCAACATGGCATGAAATTCTCCAGAGGGGTTCAGAACTTCCTGCTCAGGCCTATGTCTGCCGAATGGAGGTTTATGCTCGAACTGGTGAGCCTATGAAATCCATGGATATATTCAGAGAAATGAAGAGGCAAAGTATACCCCCAAACGTTGCAACTTATCATAAGATAATTGAGATAATGGCAAATGCTGAGGAGATAGATGTTGCGGAACAACTTATGGATGAATTTTCTGAGAGTCATATGAAGCATCTGATGCCAGCATTTCTTGCCCTGATGTACATGTATTTGGATCTTGATATGCATGAGAAATTAGAACTAACATTCTCGAAATGCCTTGCTAGGTGCCGTCCAAATAGAATCCTGTACACCATCTATCTAGAATCACTGATAAGGGCTGGAAATGTCGAGAAAGCTGAGGAGGTCTTCGATGAAATGCACAAAAAAGGGACGATAGGTACTAACACAAAATCTTGCAACATCATGCTAAGAGGTTATATTTCTGCAGAAGACTATCAGAAAGCTGAAAAGGTTTATGATATGATGTGTAAAAAGAAGTATGATGTACAAGAGGATTTGTTGGAAGAACTTCAGACTGGTCTCCGTCTTGGTAAGAAAGTCGCTGTTAAGCCAAAACCCGTGAGCATGAAGTTGGATCAAGAGCAGCGTGAGATTTTGATTGGTTTGCTTCTGGGAGGCACACAGATTGAATCTCATGCACAGAGAGGGGTCCATATTGTCCATTTTAAGTTCCAGGAAGATTCTGATGCCCATTCGGTCTTAAGGGTGCACATTCATGAGCGTTTCTTTGAATGGCTGACTTCAGCAAGCAGATCATTTGAGGATGAGAGCAAGATACCTTATGAGTTTTCAACCATACCTCATTTACATTTTGGTTTCTTTGCTGATCAGTTCTTTATAAAAGGTCAGCCTGTTCTCCCAAAGCTTATCCATAGGTGGTTATCTCCACGTGTTCTAGCGTATTGGTTCATGTTTGGAGGCTTCAAACTCTCATCAGGTGATATCGTTCTCAAGGTCAGTGGTGGGAACAGTGAGGGTGTTGAAAGAATTGTAAACTCCTTGCATCCACAGTCCTTGTCTAGTAAAGTGAAGAGGAAAGGGCAATTCTTCTGGATAGGTTTTCAGGGGAGCAATGCCGATTCTTTCTGGAAAGTTATAGAACCTTATGTATTGGACGGTTTCTTGGGTTTGACAACACAGGAAAGTGGCACCGCAGGTTCTGGTGATGACCAAGAAACTGATACTGATTCTGTTGATGATGCTCATAAGTATGGAAGTGAAGAGTGAATACCAGGGAGTAGGAGATGTCTGGTGACTGGTGGCACTGCATCAACGTCAAGTTCTTGCTGCGGACAGATGTGCTATATTTTAGTGGTTTGGTGGTAGAGCTTGAAAAGTCTCCAAGTGGCGGTTTTCGTTTGTAAAGGTTATTTTCTGCCAAACTTGATCACCCTTTATGGCGATGGCCTGTGACCGCTGTGAACTGACATCAAAATTTTTTTTCAGTGGAAAAGTGAACTGGGGCTCTGCCCTTATAGCTTGTAACGTAGACTGAAGACAAATATTCAGGAAGTAGTTCATTACAATCTGAACATCGGAAGGAACACAGCTTCACAAGCCTACAGATTGATCAGGGTTTTGTAACGTATACTTTTACTTTGTTGTACACCTTCCTAGTAAGTACTAACAACATGTTGCCCGTATTGATCTACCTATGTAGCCATCTGCATGATAGATTTGCACACTAGAGACTAGGCAGAAAATTTGTGGATTCTGTCGACCACTTACAGTACGTTATTAAACATAACGAGAGTGGCATTTTGGCTCCTAGGTATAGATACACCTATTATGAAATATGTATAAAAACACATTTCAAAATGTTAAAAAATTTCTAGAAAAAACCCGTGTGTACATACGGACATCATATGTCCGCACACAAAGTTTCGGTGAAATAGGACATATTTTGTGGCATGTATAAAAAGAATAGGACATATTTTGTGGCATGTATAAAAGGGATACAAAATTGCCTCGTGAATAGCTATAATCAGGCATCAAAAATTGTCTTTTTTTACATAAGCCACAAAAAGTCCGTTTTCACCGAAACTTGGTGCACGCACGTATAATGTCCGGATTTACATGTGGGATTTTTTCTCGAATTTTTTAACTTTTTAAAATGTGTATTTAGACAATGGGTGCATATACACCTATGAGTCAAAGTGAATTTCCAACAACATATGACTCACCTGTTCTCATTTGCCAAATCTTTTTTATTTCTTTGCGAAATTTTCATGGATTGTCGCTAATGGCAGTACATAATAATCTGTAAAAACGTATATTTGTTCCATGATGTCTGGCAGAAAAAACATTTACCCTTCCAGAAAAAGGCACGCAGAGCATTTGGCAGCATCTTAGCTAGTGATTACATGTGTATGCAACTGAGATATATAGACTACTAAAATGGCTTAACATTCCTACGGATTAATCTATGATCAGGTGAAGACAAAGCAAACAAAGAATTTCTACTGACCCACAGAGCCATAACCTATGCTACCAGTAACAAATTTTGTTGATTATTATTAGGCACGCGTCGTGGAGCCACGTGTCACTCCCTAAAAGTCATCGCGCAAGAGTTTGTtgagcaggttggtgaggagcgcgTCCCTCCGCTCGGCCCTGGCCTCCTCCCTCATCCTCCTTTGCTCTTCGCGCTCCCGCCACGCCTGCTCCAGCATCAGCCGCTCCCGCTCCAGTCTCTGCATCTCCTGCCGCCACTGCTGCTCGAAGGCCAGCCGCTCCTGCgcgtgccgcgccgccgcctcctgccgctgCGCGTCCaggcgctgctgctgctccaggaAGTCCTGCAGCACggcgcggacggaggacgccgacgACGCCGCGCCTGCGCCGGCTGCGGTGCTGCCGCTCGGCCTCGTCTTCTGCTGCGTGTCCTTCATCTTCCTCCTGGTTCCCGGGGGCAGTTCGTCGTCGTCGCCGGTCTCCTCCGACTCGGTCGCGGGTCTCTTGAGCCTCCTCTCCTCGGCGGGGTTTCTTCCCGGACCTTCGTCAGACCCGAAGCGCTGCCGTTGCATGCTCCCGCCGCGCACCGTGGAAGACGGCGTGATGTGATTGTGATTGTGATCGCTCGCGCGCTCGCTCGCCGGCCTGCCACGCTCACCATGGGCCGTGCCGAGGCCGCGGGTTGATAAAGGGTGCGCCTACGCGGCTACGCGTGTTGGTGCTGGTGGGTGTGGAAGGGGTCGCCAGGGCCAGCTTTTGCATgcagcagccgttggtctccttcgCTCTCGTGTTCTCTTTTCCGACGCCTCTCGAATTCCTCGTCGGTTCACACCCGCCGGCTGGTGAGAACGGCTTTGGCCCCGTCCACACTGgcgacgccacgccacgccacgtcaTGCTCTGCGAATGGATGCCCGCGCGCCGCCTCGTACCTCTGCAGGTGCTGCTCGCATCGCTGTCCGTTTGACCGGTTTCTCCCTGGATAGCGATGACGTGCACGCACGCGCGAGCGCGACCCTGTGCCCGCGGCGTCCGGCAGCGCCGCTGTCAGCCTGACGTGCCGTGTCGAAGGAAAAAAAAGACGAGACTTGCTCGCGGTCGCAGGATAATGTTTGACATACACTCTGATGTTGCCATTGGTCGCGTGaggatttgtttgtttgtttgattgATTTTCTGCCGTCGGTGATCAATCACGTTCTGTATCGGCACCGCGCGCCGGCATGTGCTCTAGGATTTGCAGCCCACGCTTTTTTGAGCCCGATGGTTTCTTTCGTGTGCTGATCTCCTGTTCAGGACGGCGGGGGCTAGGAGCAAACTCTATCAGATCATGTAAAACAACCCGTCAGCCGTAATAATCGTTTTGATATGTTGGGTTTTTTTGGATAGCTTACCACATATGACATGTGGTCAGCCGTAATAATCGTTCATATAGCGGACGGGAACGAATTTTCTGTCCGGAACAGCCGGTATATTCGGCCGTCCGGTAATTTTTTTGCGGGATGcaaattctttttttttttgcaggaTGCAAATTCCGGGCCGAGTCTGGCATATCTACGGTTTCCCTATCCTTCCAGCTGCTTGGCGCGAAGGAAACTTCCGCCCTTTCCGTTCCCACCTCACTCGCCACCGTCGTCGCCTATGTCGTCGGGCCTCCGttgtcccgcctcgccgcgccgccaacCTACCCTATGGAGTAACCACAACCAATGCACCGCCACCCCCAGCGATGCCACTCCGTCCTCTCGCGGCCATGCACGCCTGCGCCGCGCCAACTCCTTCCATCACCGGCTCCAAGCAAAAGTGGCAGGGGAATCACCTCGTGCAAGGAGGCGTGCCTCCTTTctaacggtgtcctagactagggggtgttgaGCACTTCGGCCTGCCAGTCATGGGTCGGGCAGGGGAATCACCTCGTGCAAGGAGGCGTGCCCGGCCTGGCACCGCCTCCTTTCTAAAgatgtcctagattagggggtgctgAGCACTTCGCCTGCCAGCCAtgggtcgggccgaggaccccagGCTACCGAAGAATGGGTCATGTTTGCCATGACCCTGTACTCAAGATGGAATCCTTTGAAGACTTGACGCACACTTCAAGACACGTTTGAATCATCGGCATGTTTATCCCTAGATGTAACCGACCTAcatgtaaccctaggtacccccgGTGCCTATATAAGCCGAGGGGTTTAGTTTGTAGGGTCAAGTTAGAGACATacacatacgatctcgaggtagatcattcTGTACTTTAtaccccatccacaatcaatacaaCAAAAGCATGACATAGGGctttacctctttgagagggcccaaacctgggtaaaacatcgtgaccCTCTTTGTCATGTTACCATCCAGTTAAGGTcaccagctcgggaccccctacctaagatccgccggATTGAACCCTGACATTGGTGGCCCATAGAGGTCCCGCTGTGTGGTCAGAGTAGCTTGATGAAACCATCGTTCATCGATCCGATCTGCTCAAGTGTAGTTTCTAAGCCAGAGCACCTAAATCTCGGTTCAACCAAAACGAGAAAGCTGAAGCTTCGACCCCTCATCAGGACAACGATCTCAACAACCTAAACCCTTTGGATGATTCCTCTGCCNNNNNNNNNNNNNNNNNNNNNNNNNNNNNNNNNNNNNNNNNNNNNNNNNNNNNNNNNNNNNNNNNNNNNNNNNNNNNNNNNNNNNNNNNNNNNNNNNNNNNNNNNNNNNNNNNNNNNNNNNNNNNNNNNNNNNNNNNNNNNNNNNNNNNNNNNNNNNNNNNNNNNNNNNNNNNNNNNNNNNNNNNNNNNNNNNNNNNNNNNNNNNNNNNNNNNNNNNNNNNNNNNNNNNNNNNNNNNNNNNNNNNNNNNNNNNNNNNNNNNNNNNNNNNNNNNNNNNNNNNNNNNNNNNNNNNNNNNNNNNNNNNNNNAGGGGGGAAGTTGCGTTTCACCGGACCAAGCCTGGAGTCAGATCCAATGACTTACAAGATGATGGAGGCCGATGTCAGGTCAGTTTGGAATAAAATTTTCTCTCCCACCCACTCCCATGTTTCTTAATACCCTGATAATTCAGGAGCAACCTACATCTAGGATCTAGCTCTTGTCgtacaaaaaacaaaagaaacagtCCGGCAGTTTTGGATGCGATTCCTGTTCGTAAAGAACAAAATCCTAGAGTGCCCAGACgggcagggatggcaatgggtagggtatggctgGGTACGACCTTCTTCTGCCCAAACCCATACCCACAGAAACCTTCTATACCCACCCGTTTCAGTGCCCATGGGCATAAATTGatacccatgcccatacccatcgggtatcctGTACCCAATGGGTACAAtctattgaaagatcgtggatgtcgcctagagggggggggtgaataggtgcttttaaaataattatgatttaggcttgaacaaatgcggaataaacctaacagttaatttgtcaagcacaaaacctaaaacaactaggctcacctatgtgcaccaacaacttatgctaaccaAGATAAACAGCTAAGTgacagcaagatatatgacaagaaacaatatggctatcacaaaataaagtgcataagtaaagggctcgggtaagagataaccgaggcacgcgaagacgacgatgtatcccgaagttcacacccttgcggatgctaatctccgtttggagcggtgtgaaggcacaatgctccccaagaagccactagggccaccgtaatctcctcacgccctcgcacaatgcaagatgtcgtgattccactaaggggcccttgagggcggtcaccgaacccgtacaaatggcaacccttggggcggtcaccgaacccatacactttggcaacccttaggccggtacccgtcaaattgctcggggcgatctccacaacctaatcggagaccctgacgcttgcctggagctttacaccataatgattaagcttcgaacaacaccaaccgtctagggcgccaaggcatccaagaggaacaagctctagggtgcccaaacacccaagagtaataagcttctcaaacttcacttccatgtatcactgtggagtgttggggaacgtagtaatttcaaaaaaattcctacgcacacacatgatcatggtgatgcatagcaacgagaggggagagtgtgtccatgtaccctcgtagaccaaaagcggaagcgttagcacaacgcggttgatgtagtcgtacgtcttcacaatccgaccgatcaagtaccaaacgcacgacacctccgagttcaacacacgttcaactcgatgatgtccctcgaactccgatccagccgagctttgagggagagttccatcagcatgacggcgtggtgacgatgatgatgttctaccgacgcagggcttcgcctaagcaccgctacgatattatcgaggtggactatggtggagggtggcaccgcacacggctaagagattcaaAGGACcaattgttgtgtccatggggtgccccctcctccgtatataaaggaggggaggaggggggtggccaggaggaggaggcgcgcccaatgggggagtcctactcccaccaggagtaggactcctccttttcctacttggagagggagagggaagggagaggaaggagggaggaaggaaaggggggctggcccccctcctaatttggattgggcttggggggggcctcccttgctcctttcccctcctttccactaaagcccattaaggcccatatacctcccggggggttccgataacctcccggtgctccggtattatcctgatctcacccggaaccattccggtgtccaaatatagtcgtccaatatatcgatctttatgtctcgaccattttgagactcctcgtcatgtccgtgatcacatccgggactctgaactaccttcagtacatcaaaacacataaactcataatataatcgtcatcgaactttaagcgtgcggaccctactggttcgagaactatgtagacatgaccgagacacgtctccggtcaataaccaatagtggaacctggatgctcatattggctcccacatattctacgaagatctttatcggtcaaaccgcataacgacatacgttgttccctttgtcatcggtatgttacttgcccgagattcgatcctcggtatctcaatacctagttcaatctcgttaccggcaagtctctttactcattccgtaatacatcatcccgcaactaactcattagttgcaatgcttgcaaggcttatagtgatgtgcattaccgagtgggcccaaagatacctctctgacaaccggagtgacaaatcctaatctcgaaatacgccaacccaacaagtacctttggagacacctgtagagcacctttataatcacccagttacgttgtgacgtttggtagcacacaaagtgttcctccggtaaacgggagttgcataatctcatagtcataggaacatgtataagtcatgaagaaagcaataacaacatactaaacgatcaagtgctaagctaactgaatgggtcaagtcaatcacatcattctcctaatgatgtgatcccattaatcaaatgaaaactctttgtccatggctaggaaacataaccatctttgattaacgagctagtcaagtagaggcatactagtgacactcagtttgtctatgtattcacacatgtatcatgtttccggttaatacaattctagcatgaataataaacatttatcatgatataaggaaataaataataactttattattgcctctagggcatatttccttcatggagaactcaaaccgatgcaccaaatgcaatggcaagggtacacgaagtgcccaagtccttctctcccaaatcccaccaaagcagctaatgctagggaggaaaatgagaggaagaacgaaagaagaacacgaagaactccaagatctagatccaaggggttccctcacttagaggagaaagtgattggtggaaacgtggatctagatctcctctctcttttccctcaagaactagcaagaatcattggagggattgagagttagcaagctcgaagaaggtcagcaatgggggaagaacacaagcttaaatgataaggttcattggggaagaagacccccttttataggtggaaaaaaaatccaaccgttatgctcacagcccgcacagagcggtactaccgctcgacctcacggtactaccgctaggggtagcggtactaactcaaagggtagcggtactactgcttgcgagcggtacaaaaAAATACATCCATGCCTACCACCGCTAGACTTGTGATGAGTTTTTGgtccgaagcggtactaccgctgtagtagccatggtagtaccgctctggagcgatagtaaaaaaatacatccgctcctgtccgcggtagtaccgctacagccttttcagaacatcaaaactgccacaacttctgcaaacagtCTCTGAatccgatgaaaccaagtttgttggaaagctagcaacaagggctaacacaatatagatagaaatatcaataagaagcaaattagaaaagtcccatgagaaaatggtgagaacccttcctcgaaaaagaccggtaaaacctctaaCACCGAAAACGCGATAGAAGAAGCATATGAAATGCGTTTTCGATGAACTAGAGCTTGTCACgaagataaccacaagctctaaaatctcaaaagaaaatacaaataagaatcaagaaagatgatgcaaggatgcaattgtTTGAGCTCTCGACAAACGATATGATcacgctactcacttgagagccccccttgatagtacggctatcaatcctataacccggtctccaaactatcaccatgaaccggtaaaatataaaacctatcaagggcaaacctttgccttgcacgaagtccacttgagctagatgatgacgatcttgactccctcaaattGGACCACATTTCTTGATTGCGTTCGcctgatgaagactagttgattgctcccccatactccactatgggtgagccactctttggcacatcttcacatgtCCATTGATACCATAATCGACGGCAAGCTACAAGCATgatttcttcgtgatgctccacttgaacttgcacaacacaaccttgatttgatgtcatcctccatcggttgtatgtgatcttcctcttgacgcaagcccatggaagcaaaccatgagatcacttgatcccactcggtgtatcttctacgctttgtgtgatgatcaacttgaatcactctctgtacttagtcttgatcaatctTAACTCTTTGCAACTTTCTTCATTtgtatgatgtcttgaaggtaaacatgaatgatcacacaatcttcttcttcaagacatgcttgcaataagctcaatactcacatgaccaatctttggataattccgtaatagcaccttggtcaactcataaactccttgaaaccaacacatgtacttcaagaaatacctatggacaaatccttcaaatataactcaatgcaaccattagtccatggagaatgtcatcaattaccaaaaccacacatgggggcaccgcatgtcctttcaatctcccccattttggtaattgatgacaatcactttcaagagagtttatacaaggaattatgcatcaccatgcaatgcaacaaccaatgatgcatgcaTATGAGATGCAAaagcttaggaacaaaaccaaagcaagaagagATGACTCTCTAAACTTTTCcgtaaaactctctgaaacttctcccccgttggcatcgattgccaaaatgggtgaaaaaGCTAAGAAGGCCATTATAAATTATGTTCCTCCATAAGTTGTGTATTTCTCAATAAGAGAGTGGAATGCACTACACATATCgaaaggtaaatacttggaggaagacaaaatatattgaggctcaaagattgctaaagaatgatatgccacaaagacataacaaagagagaaacaagcaatcaggcaatcaaaagataccaattgaaacaAGCTATCAAAATATACCAATTGAACTAACAAGACCAATGCTACTATGAGCCACATGAAAAAGATATTATGAtttgagcaaaggagtgttctaaagaaactagagaagctccccatgatttgtgcacacatgagaatatttgtatttggatacaaagtgcacaaaataggatcatagttcccccaaaatcaatagaaacttacaacaagtgcaagttagCATAT is drawn from Triticum dicoccoides isolate Atlit2015 ecotype Zavitan chromosome 6B, WEW_v2.0, whole genome shotgun sequence and contains these coding sequences:
- the LOC119323808 gene encoding pentatricopeptide repeat-containing protein OTP51, chloroplastic-like, with translation MASTSYCATPSPALRCSAAFFPTFASPPPVLRLAVPPLLPRRLAISPPRVRIPAVASALESLVQESDDEDEEDDESGMFKDQAWASADERDAVRSPELVVPELEELPEQWRRSRIAWLCKELPAYKHSTFTRILNAQRKWLTQEDATYVAAHCLRIRDNDAAFRVFSWMERQYWYRFNFALATRVADFLGREGKVEKSREMFEAMVKQGRVPAESTFHILTVAYLSTPRGRCLEHACTIYNQMIQMGGYKPRLSLHNSLFCALVSKTGGTAKHNLRQAEFIYHNLVTTNLEVHKEVYAGLIWLHSYQDVIDRDRIIALRKEMKQAGFDDSIDVLVSVMRAFSKEGRVQETEATWHEILQRGSELPAQAYVCRMEVYARTGEPMKSMDIFREMKRQSIPPNVATYHKIIEIMANAEEIDVAEQLMDEFSESHMKHLMPAFLALMYMYLDLDMHEKLELTFSKCLARCRPNRILYTIYLESLIRAGNVEKAEEVFDEMHKKGTIGTNTKSCNIMLRGYISAEDYQKAEKVYDMMCKKKYDVQEDLLEELQTGLRLGKKVAVKPKPVSMKLDQEQREILIGLLLGGTQIESHAQRGVHIVHFKFQEDSDAHSVLRVHIHERFFEWLTSASRSFEDESKIPYEFSTIPHLHFGFFADQFFIKGQPVLPKLIHRWLSPRVLAYWFMFGGFKLSSGDIVLKVSGGNSEGVERIVNSLHPQSLSSKVKRKGQFFWIGFQGSNADSFWKVIEPYVLDGFLGLTTQESGTAGSGDDQETDTDSVDDAHKYGSEE
- the LOC119326058 gene encoding trihelix transcription factor GT-3b-like — encoded protein: MQRQRFGSDEGPGRNPAEERRLKRPATESEETGDDDELPPGTRRKMKDTQQKTRPSGSTAAGAGAASSASSVRAVLQDFLEQQQRLDAQRQEAAARHAQERLAFEQQWRQEMQRLERERLMLEQAWREREEQRRMREEARAERRDALLTNLLNKLLRDDF